One Bacillus sp. 1780r2a1 DNA segment encodes these proteins:
- a CDS encoding PepSY domain-containing protein → MKYTQLITGIAVGFASAYLYQKKKSSLSSMEALQIAKQAFKQNGPINGSWIQTTTKVINRYGLAFEGYSGGITRSVDGSREQYEFFIDKSSGNIIDLVKID, encoded by the coding sequence ATGAAGTATACCCAGCTCATAACAGGCATTGCTGTTGGTTTTGCAAGCGCTTATCTCTATCAAAAGAAAAAGTCGTCTCTTTCATCCATGGAAGCACTGCAAATTGCAAAACAGGCATTTAAACAAAATGGTCCTATTAACGGCTCTTGGATTCAGACGACGACCAAGGTTATAAATAGGTATGGTCTCGCTTTTGAAGGTTACTCTGGCGGTATTACTCGCTCTGTAGACGGCAGTCGTGAACAATATGAATTTTTCATTGATAAAAGTAGCGGTAACATTATTGACTTAGTAAAGATTGATTAA
- a CDS encoding M42 family metallopeptidase, with protein sequence MNSETLSLFKTLTELPGAPGHEHAVRAFMKSQMEPLTDEIIQDGLGSIFGVKKSNASGPKVMVAGHMDEVGFMVTGVTDKGMLRFQTLGGWWSQVLLAQRVEVVTRTRKVTGVIASIPPHLLEDAQRNKPMAIKNMMIDVGADSKQEVADMGIRPGDQIVPICPFTPMANEKKILAKAWDNRYGCGLAIELLKEVKDEKLPNILYAGATVQEEVGLRGAQSAANMIKPDVFYALDASPANDMSGDKNAFGQLGKGVLLRIFDRTMVTHRGIREFILDTAETNHIPYQYFVSPGGTDAGRVHTSNSGVPSAVIGICSRYIHTHASMIHVDDYAAAKELLVKLVRATDETTVATLKEQV encoded by the coding sequence ATGAATTCAGAAACTTTATCATTATTTAAAACGCTAACAGAACTTCCGGGTGCTCCAGGGCATGAGCACGCAGTAAGGGCTTTTATGAAATCACAAATGGAGCCTTTAACTGATGAAATTATTCAGGATGGACTTGGGAGTATTTTTGGGGTAAAAAAAAGCAATGCTTCAGGTCCAAAAGTAATGGTAGCTGGGCATATGGACGAAGTTGGATTTATGGTAACCGGAGTGACGGATAAAGGAATGTTACGCTTTCAAACATTAGGCGGATGGTGGAGTCAGGTACTCTTGGCTCAGCGAGTCGAGGTTGTTACAAGAACGAGAAAGGTTACAGGCGTTATTGCATCGATTCCGCCACATCTGTTAGAAGATGCGCAGCGTAATAAGCCAATGGCTATTAAAAATATGATGATTGATGTCGGCGCCGATTCTAAGCAAGAGGTTGCTGATATGGGGATTCGTCCTGGAGATCAGATTGTGCCCATTTGTCCATTTACACCAATGGCTAATGAGAAAAAAATCTTAGCAAAAGCATGGGATAATCGATATGGTTGTGGATTAGCGATTGAATTATTAAAAGAAGTAAAAGATGAAAAGTTGCCAAATATTCTATACGCTGGAGCAACTGTGCAAGAAGAAGTAGGTTTACGAGGTGCTCAATCTGCTGCAAATATGATTAAGCCTGATGTTTTTTATGCGCTAGATGCAAGCCCAGCAAATGATATGTCAGGGGATAAGAATGCATTTGGGCAGCTTGGAAAAGGTGTACTGCTTCGCATTTTTGACCGGACGATGGTAACGCATCGAGGTATTCGAGAGTTTATTTTAGATACGGCTGAGACCAATCATATTCCATATCAGTATTTTGTTTCACCAGGTGGTACTGATGCAGGGCGTGTTCATACATCTAATAGTGGAGTTCCATCTGCTGTAATTGGTATTTGCTCAAGATACATTCATACACATGCTTCTATGATTCATGTAGATGATTATGCAGCTGCGAAAGAACTATTAGTGAAGTTAGTGCGTGCAACGGACGAAACAACAGTAGCTACTCTTAAAGAGCAAGTTTAA